In Lentimicrobiaceae bacterium, one DNA window encodes the following:
- the nqrE gene encoding NADH:ubiquinone reductase (Na(+)-transporting) subunit E, with product MENLFNLFVRSIFIDNMIFAFFLGMCSYLAVSKTVKTSMGLGIAVAFVLIITAPINYLIDTYFLKPGALAWLSSDLASLDLSYLSFLIFIAVIAAIVQLVEMVIEKFSPSLYNSLGIFLPLIAVNCAIMGVSLFMQERGYSSIAEVSVFALGSGIGWLLAIIALAAIREKLAYSNIPKPLRGLGITFIVTGLMAIAFMSFMGIKI from the coding sequence ATGGAAAACTTATTTAATTTATTTGTACGAAGTATTTTTATCGACAATATGATATTTGCCTTTTTCCTGGGCATGTGTTCGTATTTGGCTGTTTCAAAAACCGTTAAAACGTCTATGGGATTGGGTATCGCTGTTGCATTTGTATTAATTATTACTGCACCGATTAACTACCTTATAGATACTTATTTCTTAAAACCCGGTGCGTTAGCTTGGCTAAGCAGCGATTTAGCTTCATTAGACCTTTCTTACCTCAGCTTTTTGATATTTATTGCTGTTATTGCTGCAATAGTTCAGTTAGTAGAAATGGTTATAGAAAAATTTTCTCCTTCTCTTTATAACTCACTAGGGATATTTTTACCGCTAATTGCAGTTAACTGTGCTATAATGGGTGTTTCATTATTTATGCAGGAAAGAGGTTACAGTAGTATTGCCGAAGTCTCGGTTTTCGCTCTAGGATCCGGAATTGGTTGGTTGCTAGCTATTATCGCTCTTGCTGCTATCAGAGAAAAACTTGCTTACTCAAATATTCCAAAACCATTAAGGGGTTTGGGAATAACTTTTATTGTTACAGGACTCATGGCTATCGCGTTTATGAGCTTTATGGGAATTAAAATTTAA
- the nqrF gene encoding NADH:ubiquinone reductase (Na(+)-transporting) subunit F gives MNLLITILSMLSTSLVFGTLVFLLIILLLVLLLLFAKSKLTSSGPVTININDEKSITVNAGSNLLTTLSNQKIFLPSACGGGGTCGMCKCQVVSGGGSILPTETGFFTRKEQLNNWRLGCQVRVKEDLDIIIPPEIFGIKKWECEVVSNKNVATFIKEFVVKLPEGEILDFKSGGYIQIDVPKINIDYKDIEVEEKFREDWDKFNMWDLKMRNPEPVFRAYSMANHPAEGNIIKLNIRIATPPWDRAKNSFKKVNPGICSSYIFSRKPGDKVTISGPYGEFCIKETDKEMVFIGGGAGMAPLRSMIFHLFLTEKTKRKVSYWYGARSMREVFYQDEFEKIAAENPNFSFHLALSEPLKEDNWTGPTGFIHQVALDNYLINHPEPEEVEYYLCGPPMMNSAVFNMLDNLGVPNENIAFDDFG, from the coding sequence ATGAATTTGCTTATCACAATATTATCAATGTTATCAACATCACTTGTTTTCGGGACATTAGTGTTCTTGCTAATTATACTGTTGTTAGTACTTCTTTTGCTATTCGCCAAGTCTAAGCTAACTTCAAGCGGTCCTGTTACAATAAATATTAACGATGAAAAATCCATCACTGTTAATGCAGGCAGTAATCTGCTGACAACGCTATCGAATCAAAAAATATTTTTGCCTTCCGCATGTGGAGGTGGTGGAACTTGCGGTATGTGTAAATGCCAGGTTGTTAGCGGCGGAGGAAGTATTTTACCTACCGAAACAGGTTTTTTTACCAGAAAAGAACAACTTAACAATTGGCGTTTGGGTTGTCAGGTTAGAGTAAAAGAAGACCTTGATATTATTATTCCTCCCGAAATTTTTGGAATTAAAAAATGGGAATGCGAAGTTGTTTCAAACAAAAATGTTGCTACGTTTATTAAAGAATTTGTGGTTAAACTTCCCGAAGGAGAAATTCTTGATTTCAAGAGTGGTGGCTATATCCAAATAGATGTACCTAAAATTAACATCGACTATAAAGATATTGAGGTAGAAGAGAAATTCCGTGAAGATTGGGATAAATTTAATATGTGGGATTTGAAAATGCGGAATCCTGAGCCTGTTTTCAGAGCTTACTCAATGGCTAATCATCCGGCAGAAGGAAATATTATAAAATTGAATATACGTATTGCTACTCCTCCGTGGGATAGGGCTAAAAACAGCTTCAAAAAGGTTAATCCCGGTATTTGTTCTTCTTATATCTTTTCAAGAAAACCAGGCGACAAAGTTACTATTAGTGGTCCTTACGGCGAATTCTGCATAAAGGAAACAGATAAAGAAATGGTATTTATAGGTGGTGGTGCAGGAATGGCTCCTCTTCGTTCTATGATATTCCATCTGTTTTTAACCGAAAAAACAAAACGTAAAGTAAGTTACTGGTACGGTGCAAGGTCTATGCGCGAAGTATTTTATCAAGACGAATTTGAAAAAATTGCTGCCGAAAATCCTAATTTTAGTTTCCATCTTGCACTTAGCGAACCTCTTAAAGAAGACAATTGGACAGGTCCAACAGGCTTTATACATCAGGTTGCTCTTGATAATTACTTAATAAATCACCCCGAACCCGAGGAAGTTGAATATTACCTTTGCGGACCACCTATGATGAATAGTGCAGTTTTCAACATGTTAGACAATTTAGGCGTTCCTAATGAAAATATAGCATTCGACGATTTCGGTTGA
- a CDS encoding PKD domain-containing protein has protein sequence YTDTINTATNKYPSPGIYQVILTMHNDWGCSGSDTTNIEVKACLIANYTCDSVVCQGQKVYFADSSNSLAQITRRYWNFGDGSDTTYQNYVPVIEHTYENQGVYTSKFVIEANVDGIVYSDSTERQIIVKTAPIADFITQNQCLGRSVEFVDSSSNYSNKRLIYRWDFGDNNTSQDTSSLRNPRYYYNLPGTYNVTLRVNNIFGCTDSIVKSIDIQQPPTANFESSLSCSGKNTYFFDASSSNTSELVSWGWTMTGSNGEIAYMEGRTPQYNFGAPGNYKVNLTVADTNGCTDSISKYVTVYGSPISAFRWNKDVDKIQGKLQMINGTIGAQNYYWDFGNGTFSQEKEPTITYNYSGDYTITLASVNEYGCVDTARAKYTLLFKGLYIPNAFVPGGTNSDLRIWKPVGMNLATYRAEVYDQHGNLIWSSNKLTSQGEPAEGWNGKYKDKPCPQDVYVYRVYATFRDGTIWRNNDVGERKGLDNSNSGTITLIR, from the coding sequence CCTATACAGACACAATAAATACAGCTACAAACAAATATCCAAGTCCCGGTATTTATCAGGTAATACTAACCATGCACAACGATTGGGGTTGCAGTGGTAGCGATACAACAAATATTGAAGTCAAAGCCTGTTTGATAGCTAACTATACCTGCGATTCTGTGGTATGTCAAGGTCAAAAAGTGTATTTTGCTGATAGCAGCAACAGTCTTGCACAGATAACTAGAAGATACTGGAACTTTGGAGACGGGTCTGATACCACTTACCAAAATTATGTACCTGTTATAGAACACACCTACGAAAATCAAGGTGTTTACACGAGCAAATTTGTCATAGAAGCAAATGTAGATGGTATTGTTTATTCCGACAGTACAGAAAGACAGATTATTGTCAAAACAGCACCTATAGCAGACTTTATCACACAAAATCAATGTTTGGGCAGGAGTGTTGAGTTTGTTGACAGCAGTAGCAATTACAGCAACAAAAGACTGATATACCGTTGGGATTTTGGAGACAATAACACAAGCCAGGATACATCGAGTTTAAGAAATCCGAGATATTATTACAACTTGCCGGGAACTTACAATGTTACGCTAAGAGTAAATAATATCTTCGGCTGTACTGATAGTATTGTTAAGAGCATTGACATACAACAACCGCCCACTGCTAACTTTGAGAGCTCGCTATCATGTAGCGGTAAAAACACATACTTCTTTGATGCGTCAAGTTCTAACACCTCTGAGCTTGTAAGTTGGGGTTGGACTATGACGGGAAGCAACGGAGAAATTGCCTACATGGAAGGCAGAACACCGCAATACAACTTTGGAGCTCCGGGCAACTACAAGGTTAATTTGACAGTAGCCGACACCAACGGTTGTACAGATAGCATAAGCAAATATGTAACTGTTTACGGTTCGCCTATAAGTGCGTTCAGATGGAACAAAGACGTAGACAAAATACAAGGTAAATTACAAATGATTAACGGAACCATAGGTGCACAAAACTACTATTGGGACTTTGGAAACGGTACATTCTCACAAGAAAAAGAACCTACAATCACTTACAATTACAGCGGCGATTACACCATTACGCTTGCATCTGTCAACGAATACGGCTGTGTGGACACTGCACGTGCCAAATATACTCTGCTTTTCAAAGGCTTATACATACCAAATGCTTTCGTGCCCGGTGGTACAAACAGCGATCTAAGGATATGGAAGCCTGTAGGCATGAACCTTGCTACTTACAGAGCCGAAGTTTATGACCAGCACGGCAACCTGATATGGAGCAGTAATAAACTTACAAGCCAGGGTGAGCCTGCCGAAGGCTGGAACGGTAAATATAAAGACAAACCTTGTCCGCAAGATGTCTACGTATACAGAGTTTACGCTACTTTCAGAGACGGAACGATTTGGAGAAACAACGACGTTGGCGAAAGGAAAGGATTGGACAACTCTAACAGTGGTACTATTACGCTGATTAGGTAG
- a CDS encoding FAD:protein FMN transferase, protein MKNRIFFMTALSLLSIVIVLSSCNQKSDNNLHKLMGKTQGTYYAVTYYSDDTTNLQNEIDSLLIAFDGVFSTFNPNSLVSKINRNETDTVTDSLFIAVWNKSMEISELSGGDFDITVAPLVNIWGFGNIEKKDNVSKSQIDSVLKIIGYKKVQLVDNKIIKSDENIQINFNAIAQGFSVDLLGEYLISKGINDFLVDIGGEIWAKGTKPEGTEWVLAIEKPAKDKEDDRDIQIQFPLKDKCISTSGSYRKYYEENGIRYSHTINPHTGFPVEHSLLSVSVIHDNCMTADALCTMFMVKGLDNSLDFLKQYPELPVYFIYSDSSGNIQTKETEAFSKLIAD, encoded by the coding sequence ATGAAAAACAGAATTTTTTTTATGACAGCATTGTCGTTGTTGTCAATTGTCATCGTGTTGTCCTCATGCAACCAAAAAAGCGATAATAATTTGCATAAATTGATGGGTAAAACTCAAGGTACCTATTATGCAGTTACATATTATAGCGACGATACAACAAATTTGCAGAACGAAATAGATTCTTTACTTATAGCTTTCGACGGTGTTTTTTCCACTTTCAATCCGAATTCTTTGGTTTCAAAAATTAATCGTAACGAGACAGATACGGTTACCGATAGTCTGTTTATTGCCGTGTGGAATAAATCAATGGAAATATCCGAATTGTCGGGAGGCGACTTTGATATTACTGTTGCACCTTTGGTAAACATTTGGGGATTTGGCAATATTGAAAAGAAAGATAATGTTTCTAAAAGTCAGATAGATAGTGTTCTGAAAATTATAGGATATAAAAAAGTTCAGCTTGTTGATAATAAGATTATTAAGTCGGATGAAAATATCCAAATAAATTTTAATGCTATAGCTCAGGGTTTTTCAGTCGATTTGTTGGGCGAATATCTTATCAGCAAAGGTATAAATGATTTTTTGGTAGATATTGGAGGCGAAATATGGGCTAAAGGTACTAAGCCGGAAGGAACGGAATGGGTGCTTGCTATTGAAAAACCTGCGAAAGACAAAGAAGATGACAGAGATATTCAAATTCAGTTTCCATTAAAAGATAAATGTATTTCTACCTCGGGGAGTTACAGAAAGTATTATGAAGAAAATGGCATCAGATATTCGCATACTATAAACCCACACACAGGATTTCCGGTTGAGCATTCTTTGTTAAGTGTTTCGGTAATACACGACAATTGCATGACAGCCGATGCTTTGTGTACAATGTTTATGGTTAAAGGTCTTGATAACTCTTTGGATTTTTTGAAACAATATCCGGAACTTCCTGTTTATTTTATCTATTCTGATAGCAGTGGGAATATCCAAACTAAAGAGACAGAGGCTTTTAGCAAACTAATCGCTGATTAA
- a CDS encoding NADH:ubiquinone reductase (Na(+)-transporting) subunit D, with the protein MNKEQNIKEKEPLFSAKILRLIKTPLNIENPVTVQVLGICSALAITVQLKSAVVMALSVTFVTAFSNLIISLLRNSIPSRIRIIVQLVIIASLVIIVDQVLKAYVYDVSKKLSVFVGLIITNCIIMGRLEAFAMANKPWPSFVDGVGNGIAYGLILIVVAFFRELLGSGKIYGFQIIPDSFYNAGYMNNGLMILPPMALITIGIIIWIQRSKTKELQEQ; encoded by the coding sequence ATGAATAAAGAACAAAACATTAAAGAAAAAGAGCCACTTTTTTCAGCCAAAATATTAAGACTGATTAAAACGCCGCTGAATATTGAAAACCCTGTAACCGTACAGGTTTTGGGAATTTGTTCGGCATTGGCAATAACGGTACAATTAAAATCGGCAGTCGTAATGGCTTTATCCGTTACTTTTGTAACCGCATTTTCCAATCTAATAATATCATTGCTCAGAAATTCTATTCCTTCTCGAATCAGAATTATTGTGCAACTTGTTATAATTGCATCACTAGTAATTATTGTTGACCAAGTGCTGAAAGCCTACGTTTACGATGTTAGTAAAAAACTGTCGGTTTTTGTGGGCTTAATAATTACCAACTGTATAATAATGGGTAGATTAGAAGCTTTTGCTATGGCTAATAAACCTTGGCCCTCATTTGTCGATGGAGTAGGCAACGGAATAGCTTACGGACTTATCCTAATTGTAGTTGCCTTTTTCAGAGAATTGCTTGGTTCAGGTAAAATATATGGTTTTCAGATAATACCCGACAGTTTTTACAATGCTGGATATATGAATAACGGTTTAATGATATTGCCACCTATGGCTCTTATTACCATTGGAATCATTATTTGGATCCAGCGAAGCAAAACAAAAGAATTACAAGAACAATAA